In Methanobrevibacter sp., the following proteins share a genomic window:
- the thiI gene encoding tRNA uracil 4-sulfurtransferase ThiI → MNYDLIIARYGEIGLKSPKIRSRFERKLVKNIKATFECDVERNQGRIYIHPEDFEDGIEKLNRVFGVVSYSPATSTQTTYEQIDETLSAYVKELVSEGLIDENTKFAIKCRRVGKHDFTSQEMAAHCGGVVRNVVLAPVDLTNPDLTIFVEVRENDTYIFHEKIRGPGGLPLGTQGKVIVLLSSGIDSPVAAYLMMKRGCEVVALHCNNDPFSGPKVTENFNALVDQLNIYAQGVPIKKRIVDYGEYLQTAKDYAPEKMTCVLCKSGMYHIAEKLALKLGADAIVDGSSVGQVASQTLSNILATRYGVEMPILSPLIGLDKEEITEIAKKIGTFEISKIDDGGCSAVPKYPETRADLERVKKACEDMNQKEAIEKAFENIRKV, encoded by the coding sequence ATGAATTATGATTTAATTATTGCCAGATATGGTGAAATAGGACTCAAAAGTCCAAAGATAAGGTCACGTTTTGAAAGAAAGCTAGTTAAAAATATTAAAGCTACTTTTGAATGCGATGTAGAAAGAAACCAGGGAAGAATTTATATTCATCCTGAAGACTTTGAAGATGGAATTGAAAAACTCAACAGGGTTTTTGGTGTTGTTTCATATTCTCCTGCAACTTCCACACAAACAACCTATGAGCAAATTGATGAAACATTATCTGCTTATGTTAAAGAGTTGGTTTCAGAAGGATTAATCGATGAAAACACCAAATTTGCAATTAAATGCCGTCGTGTTGGAAAACATGATTTTACTTCACAGGAAATGGCGGCCCACTGTGGTGGTGTTGTAAGAAACGTTGTATTGGCACCAGTTGATTTGACAAATCCGGATTTAACAATTTTTGTTGAAGTAAGAGAAAATGATACTTATATTTTCCATGAAAAAATCAGGGGTCCTGGTGGATTGCCGTTAGGAACACAGGGAAAAGTTATTGTGCTATTGTCAAGCGGTATAGACTCTCCTGTTGCAGCATACCTGATGATGAAAAGAGGATGTGAAGTGGTGGCTCTTCACTGTAACAATGATCCTTTTTCAGGTCCGAAAGTTACAGAAAACTTCAATGCATTGGTTGACCAGCTCAACATATATGCTCAGGGAGTTCCAATTAAAAAACGTATTGTGGATTATGGAGAATATCTTCAGACTGCTAAAGATTACGCTCCTGAGAAAATGACCTGTGTTTTATGCAAATCTGGAATGTATCACATAGCAGAAAAGTTAGCCCTCAAATTGGGTGCTGATGCTATAGTTGACGGAAGCAGTGTCGGGCAGGTGGCTTCACAGACTCTGTCAAACATTCTTGCAACAAGATATGGTGTTGAAATGCCTATATTGTCTCCGTTAATAGGATTGGATAAGGAAGAGATTACAGAAATTGCTAAAAAAATAGGTACATTTGAAATATCCAAAATTGATGACGGAGGATGCAGTGCGGTTCCTAAATATCCTGAAACCCGCGCAGATTTGGAACGTGTTAAAAAAGCATGTGAAGACATGAATCAAAAAGAAGCTATTGAAAAGGCTTTTGAAAATATTCGTAAAGTTTAA
- the alaS gene encoding alanine--tRNA ligase: MVEIFDELGYKKQTCKTCGQEFYSQVDRDTCGDAPCDEYEFIANPATDKPYNLYEIQKVFREFLESEGHTHVHRYPVLAKRWRDDVFLVGASIFCFQPWITSGLVKPPANPIEMAQPSIRLNDVDNVGRTGRHMTCFTMGTHTVINKEDDFIYWEDRTIELCHKFFDHIGINTEEITFIKSWWSGGGNEGPCYEVCCRGVELATLVFIQYETLEDGSKKEIPIKVVDTGYGLERIAWISQGTPTAYDACFAPVVDKLKELTGVEINEDIQGRNAQIAGMMDIEDIGDLKELRQQVADSLDLSLEEYLKAAEPMEAIYIIADHTRCLAFMIADGIIPSNVKEGYLARLVLRRTIRFMKELDMKESLADVMAIQLDFLSKFYPEIRDSEEHIMNIITLEEERYAATVKKGKSIVKRSIKRLKKEGKSEMPLEMLIDLYDAHGIPPETVVEMAGDGFTVNVPDNFFTQVAGAHEKDTSNKKSTFKVDFPETDLLFYKDFYQKEFEAEVLGLVEKDGDKCLIFDKTVFYPEGGGQPSDIGIISIDGNDINMKHAEKIDNVVLHHVDGDLEDDVVGKKVEGKLDWTRRITLARHHTGTHLVIAAARKVLGQHIWQAGSQNGLTRARIDLSHYKRITQEELNEIEKLANEYVMANIDLDIQFHTRDEAQELYGFVLYQGGIVPGKMIRVVKIPGVDVQACAGTHVLRTGVVGPIKINKTERVQDGVERIDFSAGLAAIDSMQHDGEILRESSSIFKVENDQLPKTCDRFFSEWKAQKNEIDRLKSEIASLKMNSLADEYDEINGLKVVHQLIEADFKELQKMATDFTDNGKADVVIMGNSDGKIVGAASQSAIDSGVKINEIIKTAAGVLGGGGGGRLTLAQGAGKNTDKMDEAIQTAVDLI; the protein is encoded by the coding sequence ATGGTAGAAATTTTTGATGAACTTGGTTACAAAAAACAAACATGTAAAACTTGCGGACAGGAGTTTTACTCTCAAGTAGATAGAGATACTTGTGGTGATGCTCCGTGTGATGAGTATGAGTTTATTGCAAATCCTGCAACCGATAAACCATACAATTTATATGAAATCCAGAAAGTTTTTAGAGAATTTTTAGAAAGTGAAGGACACACTCATGTCCACAGATATCCCGTACTGGCTAAAAGATGGAGGGATGATGTATTTTTAGTTGGAGCATCTATATTCTGTTTCCAGCCTTGGATTACATCAGGTCTTGTCAAACCTCCGGCTAACCCTATTGAAATGGCTCAGCCTTCAATCAGACTCAACGATGTTGACAATGTTGGAAGAACCGGCCGTCATATGACCTGTTTTACAATGGGGACCCATACTGTAATTAACAAGGAAGATGACTTCATTTACTGGGAAGACCGTACAATAGAATTATGTCATAAATTCTTTGATCATATCGGAATTAACACTGAAGAAATTACTTTCATCAAATCCTGGTGGAGTGGTGGAGGTAACGAAGGGCCATGTTACGAAGTCTGCTGCAGAGGAGTGGAACTTGCAACACTGGTTTTCATCCAATACGAAACATTGGAAGACGGTTCTAAAAAAGAAATTCCAATCAAGGTTGTGGATACAGGTTACGGTTTAGAACGTATTGCATGGATTTCACAGGGAACTCCAACTGCATACGATGCATGTTTCGCACCTGTTGTTGACAAACTCAAAGAATTGACTGGTGTTGAAATAAATGAGGATATCCAAGGAAGAAACGCTCAGATTGCAGGAATGATGGATATCGAAGATATCGGTGATTTAAAGGAACTCAGACAACAAGTTGCAGACAGTTTAGATTTATCATTAGAAGAATACTTAAAAGCTGCCGAACCGATGGAAGCTATCTACATCATTGCAGACCACACAAGATGTCTCGCATTCATGATTGCTGACGGCATCATTCCATCCAATGTTAAAGAAGGTTACTTGGCAAGACTGGTTTTAAGAAGAACCATAAGATTCATGAAAGAGTTGGACATGAAAGAGTCCCTAGCTGATGTAATGGCAATTCAACTTGATTTCCTATCCAAGTTTTATCCTGAAATCAGAGATTCCGAAGAGCATATCATGAACATCATCACCTTGGAAGAGGAAAGATATGCTGCAACAGTTAAAAAAGGAAAAAGCATTGTTAAAAGATCAATCAAAAGGCTTAAAAAAGAAGGAAAATCTGAAATGCCTCTTGAAATGTTAATTGACTTATATGATGCTCATGGAATTCCTCCTGAAACCGTTGTTGAAATGGCAGGTGACGGTTTTACTGTAAATGTTCCGGATAACTTCTTTACTCAAGTAGCAGGAGCTCACGAAAAGGATACATCAAACAAAAAATCCACATTCAAAGTAGACTTCCCTGAAACAGACTTATTGTTCTATAAAGATTTCTACCAAAAAGAATTTGAAGCCGAAGTTTTAGGATTAGTTGAAAAGGATGGGGACAAATGTTTAATCTTCGATAAAACAGTATTTTATCCTGAAGGAGGAGGTCAACCTTCCGATATTGGTATCATTTCCATTGACGGAAATGACATTAACATGAAACATGCAGAAAAAATCGACAATGTCGTATTGCATCATGTAGATGGCGACCTCGAAGATGATGTGGTTGGCAAAAAAGTCGAAGGTAAACTTGACTGGACAAGAAGAATCACCCTTGCACGCCACCACACAGGAACTCACCTGGTGATTGCAGCTGCAAGAAAAGTATTGGGCCAGCACATCTGGCAAGCGGGATCACAAAACGGCCTGACCCGTGCACGTATAGATCTGTCACACTACAAACGTATTACACAGGAAGAGCTCAATGAAATCGAAAAACTGGCTAACGAATACGTTATGGCTAACATTGACCTGGACATTCAATTCCACACAAGGGACGAGGCACAGGAATTATATGGATTTGTCCTTTACCAGGGAGGTATCGTTCCGGGTAAAATGATTCGTGTAGTTAAAATCCCGGGAGTTGACGTACAGGCATGCGCAGGTACACACGTACTGAGAACAGGTGTTGTCGGACCGATTAAAATCAACAAGACCGAAAGGGTTCAGGACGGTGTTGAAAGGATTGACTTTTCAGCAGGTCTTGCAGCAATCGATTCAATGCAGCATGACGGTGAAATATTACGTGAAAGCTCATCAATATTCAAGGTCGAAAACGACCAGCTTCCAAAAACCTGTGACAGATTCTTCTCAGAATGGAAAGCACAGAAAAATGAAATTGACCGCTTGAAATCCGAAATTGCATCACTGAAAATGAACTCCCTTGCAGATGAGTATGATGAAATCAATGGCCTTAAAGTCGTTCATCAGTTAATCGAAGCTGACTTCAAGGAGCTTCAGAAAATGGCTACTGACTTTACCGACAACGGCAAGGCTGATGTTGTCATTATGGGTAACAGTGACGGTAAAATCGTAGGAGCAGCTTCCCAAAGTGCAATTGACAGTGGTGTTAAGATTAATGAAATCATTAAAACTGCAGCAGGTGTGCTTGGCGGTGGCGGCGGAGGCCGTCTGACTTTAGCACAAGGTGCAGGTAAAAACACTGACAAGATGGATGAAGCTATCCAAACTGCTGTTGATTTAATTTAA
- the rpl12p gene encoding 50S ribosomal protein P1, producing MEYIYAAMILHSAEKDINEENVKSIIEAAGIEADEARIKALIAALEDVDIDEAMETTAMAAAAPAAAPAAAEAVEEEEEEEEEEEEASEEEAMAGLGALFG from the coding sequence ATGGAATATATATATGCGGCAATGATTTTGCACAGTGCAGAAAAAGATATTAACGAAGAAAATGTTAAAAGTATTATCGAAGCAGCAGGAATTGAAGCTGATGAAGCTAGAATCAAAGCTTTAATCGCAGCTTTAGAAGATGTTGACATCGACGAAGCTATGGAAACTACTGCTATGGCAGCAGCAGCACCTGCAGCTGCACCTGCAGCAGCTGAAGCTGTTGAAGAAGAAGAGGAAGAAGAAGAGGAAGAAGAAGAAGCTTCTGAAGAAGAAGCTATGGCTGGATTAGGAGCTCTCTTCGGATAG
- a CDS encoding 50S ribosomal protein L10 yields MAHVAEWKKEEVKELKAIIDEYDVIGLVDLENIPAKQLQEMRKTLKGNAVIRMSKINLIKLALEDCNAEKTNIVDLSEHMDGQIALVATEMNPFKLYKILEDSKTSAPAKPGSIAVDDIVVPEGDTGFEPGPFLGELQQVGIPAKIDKGKICVQKETVVVKAGEEVSKQVAATLSRLEINPMEVGMDLKAVYEEGSIYTSDVLAIDEEQTLADVQNAFRSAFNLSVNAAIPTDETISTIITLAYTRAINVGVEAAIMTSETSEPIIGLAQAKMLALASEVADAPGAIDDELAEKLSSVAVAAAPVVEEVVEEEEEEEEEEENSEEEAAAGLGALFG; encoded by the coding sequence ATGGCTCATGTTGCTGAATGGAAAAAGGAAGAAGTTAAAGAGCTTAAAGCAATAATTGACGAATACGATGTTATTGGTCTTGTTGATTTAGAAAACATTCCTGCAAAACAGCTCCAAGAAATGAGAAAAACATTAAAAGGTAATGCTGTAATCAGAATGTCTAAAATAAATCTTATTAAATTAGCTCTTGAAGATTGTAATGCTGAAAAAACCAACATTGTTGATTTATCAGAACATATGGATGGTCAAATTGCACTCGTTGCAACTGAAATGAATCCTTTCAAATTGTACAAAATATTAGAAGACAGTAAAACTTCTGCTCCTGCAAAACCAGGATCAATTGCTGTAGACGATATTGTTGTACCTGAAGGGGACACAGGATTTGAACCAGGTCCATTTTTAGGTGAATTACAACAAGTTGGAATTCCTGCTAAAATTGATAAAGGTAAAATTTGCGTACAAAAAGAAACAGTTGTCGTAAAAGCTGGCGAAGAAGTATCCAAACAAGTAGCAGCAACCTTATCCAGATTGGAAATTAATCCAATGGAAGTAGGAATGGACTTAAAAGCAGTATATGAAGAAGGATCAATTTATACTTCCGATGTACTAGCAATCGACGAAGAACAAACATTAGCTGACGTACAAAATGCATTTAGAAGTGCATTCAACTTATCTGTAAACGCAGCTATCCCTACTGATGAAACTATTTCCACAATCATTACTCTTGCATACACCAGAGCAATTAATGTCGGTGTAGAAGCAGCAATAATGACTTCTGAAACTTCAGAACCAATCATTGGTTTAGCACAAGCTAAAATGTTAGCTTTAGCATCCGAAGTTGCTGACGCACCTGGTGCTATCGATGACGAATTAGCTGAAAAACTTTCTAGTGTTGCTGTAGCAGCTGCTCCAGTAGTCGAAGAAGTTGTCGAAGAAGAAGAGGAAGAAGAGGAAGAAGAAGAAAATAGTGAAGAAGAAGCAGCAGCTGGGTTAGGAGCTCTCTTCGGTTAA
- a CDS encoding 50S ribosomal protein L1, producing the protein MTQDVINAVKEAKEQSKPRNFTESVDIIINIRDLDVRKPENRFNEEVTLPNGRGKDVKIGVIADGELIVQAKDAGLDTVINKGDLEEFGKDRKAAKKMANSVDFLVAQADMMPLVGRFLGPVLGPRGKMPKPVPASIKLAPLLERLQNTVKVGVKQQASIQVVVGSQDMSDEDIAENVETVLTVLDRNLEKGRSQIKSMFIKTTMGPVVRVI; encoded by the coding sequence ATGACACAAGATGTAATTAACGCGGTGAAGGAGGCAAAAGAACAATCTAAGCCGAGAAACTTCACTGAGTCCGTAGATATTATTATTAATATCCGTGACTTAGATGTCAGAAAGCCAGAAAATAGGTTTAATGAGGAAGTTACTCTTCCTAACGGCCGTGGCAAAGATGTTAAAATCGGAGTCATTGCTGATGGGGAACTCATTGTTCAAGCTAAAGATGCTGGTCTTGACACTGTAATTAATAAAGGAGATTTAGAAGAGTTTGGAAAAGACAGAAAAGCAGCTAAAAAAATGGCTAACTCTGTTGACTTCTTAGTAGCTCAAGCTGATATGATGCCACTCGTTGGTAGATTCCTAGGTCCAGTTTTAGGTCCTCGTGGAAAAATGCCAAAACCAGTGCCTGCAAGTATCAAATTAGCTCCTCTTTTAGAAAGGTTACAGAACACTGTCAAAGTTGGTGTAAAACAACAAGCAAGTATTCAGGTTGTTGTCGGAAGCCAAGACATGTCAGACGAAGATATAGCTGAAAATGTAGAAACTGTTCTTACAGTCTTAGACCGCAATTTAGAAAAAGGAAGAAGTCAAATCAAGTCCATGTTTATTAAAACAACTATGGGACCAGTAGTGAGGGTGATCTAA
- a CDS encoding 50S ribosomal protein L11 has protein sequence MAKDTVEVLIEGGSATPGPPLGPALGPLGINMMQVVEEINKKSADFAGMKVPVIVSVDRDTKEFEIEIGTPPTTSLIMEELGIEKASHEPGLDIVNDLPIETALKIARMKFDSLLANDYKAGVKEVMGTCVSMGISVDGKDPREAQKAVDAGEYDDILVE, from the coding sequence ATGGCTAAAGATACAGTCGAAGTTCTTATCGAAGGTGGAAGCGCTACTCCTGGACCTCCATTAGGCCCAGCTTTAGGACCTCTCGGTATTAACATGATGCAAGTAGTAGAAGAAATTAATAAAAAAAGCGCTGACTTTGCAGGAATGAAAGTACCTGTTATCGTTAGTGTTGATAGGGATACTAAAGAATTCGAAATTGAAATTGGTACTCCTCCAACTACTTCACTTATCATGGAAGAATTAGGCATCGAAAAAGCTTCTCATGAACCAGGTTTAGACATTGTAAATGACTTACCAATTGAAACCGCTTTAAAAATCGCTAGAATGAAATTTGATTCATTACTTGCTAACGATTACAAAGCAGGTGTAAAAGAAGTTATGGGAACCTGTGTAAGTATGGGTATTTCTGTAGATGGTAAAGACCCTAGAGAAGCACAAAAAGCAGTAGATGCTGGTGAATACGACGATATCTTAGTAGAATAG
- a CDS encoding transcription elongation factor Spt5 codes for MEESNSSIYALKTSAGQERNVARLLARKARTIDGIGISSILVPESLKGYILVESSTKIDLRNPDLKVQHLRGVVEGSVGITFDEAKRFLKPEPIISSIQKGSIVELISGPFKGERAKVVRIDESREEVVLELIEAAVPIPVTVKADQIRIIQKEAD; via the coding sequence ATGGAAGAATCTAATAGTTCCATATATGCTCTTAAGACCTCTGCAGGTCAAGAAAGGAATGTAGCTAGACTTTTAGCTCGTAAAGCTAGAACCATTGATGGTATAGGTATTTCCTCAATTCTTGTCCCAGAATCTTTAAAAGGATATATTTTAGTTGAATCTTCAACAAAAATAGATCTCAGAAACCCTGACTTAAAAGTACAACATTTAAGAGGGGTAGTTGAAGGTAGTGTTGGCATTACTTTCGATGAAGCAAAAAGATTCTTAAAACCAGAGCCAATTATTTCCTCTATACAAAAAGGAAGTATTGTTGAGCTTATTTCTGGTCCGTTCAAAGGTGAAAGGGCGAAAGTGGTTCGTATTGATGAATCACGTGAAGAAGTCGTCCTTGAGTTAATAGAGGCAGCAGTACCTATTCCAGTTACTGTTAAAGCTGATCAAATAAGAATAATTCAAAAGGAGGCTGACTGA
- a CDS encoding protein translocase SEC61 complex subunit gamma, with protein sequence MNVQESFDKFIKDSKRVLKVSRKPDAKEYRELAKVVSIGVLIVGVIGFVIVLAGSLIGI encoded by the coding sequence ATGAACGTGCAAGAAAGTTTTGATAAATTTATAAAAGACAGTAAAAGAGTATTAAAAGTTTCAAGAAAACCTGATGCTAAAGAATACAGAGAACTGGCCAAAGTTGTTTCCATCGGTGTTTTAATCGTTGGTGTTATTGGTTTTGTTATCGTTTTAGCAGGTAGCTTAATTGGTATCTAA
- the ftsZ gene encoding cell division protein FtsZ, with protein sequence MKIIDDAIKESEQRMEEKQPEKISSDIDEDLISIIQGVKTNIFVVGAGGAGNNTISRLNEMGIEGATTIAVNTDAQDLFYSQSSKKILLGRQTSKGLGAGGEPSVGEECAEESEDEIRDELEGADMVFVTCGLGGGTGTGSAPIIAKIAKKLGALTVAVSTMPFSAEGIKRRENAEQGLEKLQESADTVIVIPNDKLLEVAPNLPLNKAFMVSDEILGRAVKGITELITKKGLVSLDFADIRSIMSGSGMAMIGMGESDSGDRALESVHEALSSPLLDIDISNATGALVNISGSSDLTLHEAEKIVQVVADKLDPEANIIWGTQIDESLQNMVRTTVVVSGIKSNYNPSEDSDDDYVEDVPETEPANDQLDDFIDGIF encoded by the coding sequence GTGAAAATTATAGATGATGCAATCAAAGAATCCGAACAAAGAATGGAAGAGAAACAGCCAGAAAAAATCTCTTCTGATATAGATGAAGATTTAATTAGTATTATTCAAGGCGTAAAAACTAATATTTTTGTTGTTGGTGCTGGTGGAGCAGGAAACAATACTATTTCAAGATTAAACGAAATGGGTATTGAAGGCGCTACAACTATCGCAGTCAATACTGATGCTCAAGATTTATTTTACAGTCAATCAAGCAAAAAGATCCTTTTAGGAAGACAAACTTCCAAAGGATTAGGAGCAGGTGGAGAACCATCTGTTGGTGAAGAATGCGCTGAAGAAAGTGAAGATGAAATTAGGGATGAATTAGAAGGCGCAGACATGGTATTTGTTACCTGTGGTCTTGGTGGTGGAACTGGTACTGGTTCAGCTCCAATCATTGCTAAAATAGCTAAAAAATTAGGAGCATTAACAGTCGCTGTTTCAACCATGCCGTTTTCTGCAGAAGGAATTAAAAGAAGAGAAAATGCAGAACAAGGTTTAGAAAAACTTCAAGAATCCGCAGATACAGTCATTGTTATTCCTAATGATAAATTATTAGAAGTTGCTCCTAACTTGCCATTGAACAAAGCATTCATGGTTTCTGATGAAATCCTTGGAAGAGCAGTTAAAGGAATTACTGAATTGATTACCAAGAAAGGTCTTGTAAGTTTAGACTTTGCTGATATCAGAAGCATTATGAGCGGTTCTGGAATGGCTATGATTGGTATGGGAGAATCTGATTCTGGAGACAGAGCTTTAGAATCTGTACATGAAGCTTTAAGCAGCCCATTATTAGACATTGATATTTCAAATGCAACTGGTGCTTTAGTAAACATATCTGGTAGTTCAGACTTAACATTACATGAAGCAGAAAAAATTGTCCAAGTTGTTGCTGATAAACTTGATCCTGAAGCTAATATTATTTGGGGTACTCAAATTGATGAAAGTCTCCAAAATATGGTCAGGACTACTGTGGTTGTTTCTGGTATTAAATCCAATTATAATCCAAGTGAAGATTCTGATGATGATTATGTTGAAGATGTTCCGGAAACAGAACCTGCAAATGACCAATTGGATGATTTCATTGATGGAATTTTCTAA
- a CDS encoding pyruvate kinase alpha/beta domain-containing protein: MARKFITYFDKQGDDYTDELIMAVKDKLELADNIKYILIASSTGESALKLSQAIDDDSITIVNVSHNVGFSGDNESDISEEMIKELENEGIKTFQGLHAFSGAARGVTNKYGGYSPLDVVADTLRMFSHGVKVAAEISLMACDAGLIPVGEEIIAIGGRAHGVDTAVILTPVNSKNLFNLQFHEIIAMPRD; encoded by the coding sequence ATGGCAAGAAAATTCATAACATATTTTGATAAACAAGGTGATGATTATACTGATGAATTGATTATGGCTGTTAAAGACAAATTGGAACTTGCAGACAATATAAAATATATTTTAATTGCATCTTCCACAGGCGAATCCGCATTGAAGTTAAGCCAGGCTATTGACGATGACAGTATTACAATAGTCAATGTTTCACACAATGTGGGATTCAGCGGCGACAACGAGTCAGACATTTCAGAGGAAATGATTAAGGAATTGGAAAATGAAGGAATCAAAACCTTCCAGGGATTGCATGCTTTCAGCGGTGCTGCCAGGGGTGTTACTAATAAGTATGGAGGATATTCACCTTTGGATGTTGTAGCCGACACTTTAAGAATGTTTTCCCATGGTGTTAAAGTTGCAGCTGAAATCTCTTTAATGGCTTGTGATGCAGGTTTAATTCCTGTCGGTGAAGAAATAATTGCTATCGGAGGAAGGGCACATGGTGTTGACACTGCAGTTATTTTAACTCCGGTCAATTCCAAGAATTTATTCAACCTTCAGTTCCATGAAATTATTGCAATGCCAAGGGATTAA
- a CDS encoding coenzyme F420-0:L-glutamate ligase, which produces MKDLKNIKHVTNGEYIVIPIETGYIKPNEDLSSIINPAIELMEDGDYLVIAETPISVSQNRLVDESQYKPSLTAKFLTTVWSKYLWGYVFGPILGIKERTIKNLRRLPEETKSHKEVVLQLYGLKHALKPASEAGIDLSNAPGTFVSLLPENPEKVAKEIKNEIGKNVCVMIIDTDATYMKNGKYFTGLPIAIDGIDADNGFFGYVRGQLSENMGSTPLGCSEKMDVETALKIANIAEDYQRSLSTEMKTIHSVKEVLGSEIDEVTIEALDSITHTPAVIIRKQ; this is translated from the coding sequence ATGAAAGATTTGAAAAATATAAAACATGTAACAAATGGAGAATACATAGTTATTCCAATAGAAACAGGTTATATAAAGCCCAATGAAGATTTAAGTTCAATAATAAATCCTGCCATTGAATTGATGGAGGATGGCGATTATCTAGTTATTGCAGAAACACCGATTTCAGTTTCCCAAAACAGACTGGTGGATGAATCCCAATACAAACCGTCACTTACAGCAAAATTCCTGACAACAGTCTGGAGCAAATACCTCTGGGGATATGTTTTCGGCCCAATTTTGGGAATTAAAGAAAGGACAATAAAGAATCTTAGAAGATTGCCTGAAGAAACAAAATCCCACAAGGAGGTCGTGCTTCAATTGTATGGTTTAAAACATGCCCTGAAACCGGCTTCAGAAGCGGGAATCGATTTGAGCAATGCGCCTGGAACTTTCGTCTCATTGCTTCCTGAAAATCCCGAAAAGGTTGCAAAAGAAATTAAAAATGAAATAGGAAAAAATGTTTGTGTCATGATTATCGACACCGATGCGACATACATGAAAAACGGAAAATATTTTACAGGACTTCCGATAGCCATTGACGGGATTGATGCCGACAACGGATTTTTCGGATATGTCAGGGGCCAGCTTTCTGAAAATATGGGATCAACACCTTTGGGATGCAGTGAGAAGATGGATGTTGAAACTGCCCTGAAGATAGCCAACATTGCAGAAGATTATCAAAGGTCACTGTCCACGGAAATGAAAACAATTCACAGCGTCAAAGAGGTGCTGGGCAGTGAAATCGATGAGGTTACCATAGAGGCACTTGATTCAATAACCCACACCCCTGCCGTCATCATTAGAAAACAATAA
- the tfe gene encoding transcription factor E, with translation MIDDPLVKTLLTNVVEDESNLPIVEALIDGVETDEEIAKKTEIKLNIVRKVLYKLYDLGLASYKRSKDPETQWFTYSWKFEKDEVINHIKKDSEQYLKMLTDELEHEENNMFFICPDGHVRFDFDDASDYEFLCPVCMNELEFQDNAENIKQLKEDLKMVESNFNSFNKKNI, from the coding sequence ATGATAGATGATCCATTAGTAAAGACATTATTAACAAACGTTGTTGAAGATGAAAGTAACTTACCTATTGTTGAAGCATTAATCGATGGTGTGGAAACCGATGAAGAAATAGCAAAAAAAACTGAAATCAAATTAAATATTGTTAGAAAAGTGCTTTATAAACTTTACGATTTAGGATTAGCCAGTTATAAAAGAAGCAAAGACCCCGAAACCCAATGGTTTACATATTCTTGGAAATTTGAAAAAGACGAAGTAATCAACCATATTAAAAAAGATTCAGAGCAATATTTAAAAATGCTCACTGATGAGCTTGAACATGAAGAAAACAACATGTTTTTCATTTGTCCTGACGGCCATGTGAGATTTGATTTTGATGATGCTTCAGATTATGAATTCCTGTGCCCTGTTTGTATGAACGAATTAGAATTCCAAGACAATGCTGAAAACATCAAACAGCTCAAGGAAGACTTGAAAATGGTTGAAAGTAACTTTAATTCATTCAATAAAAAAAATATTTAA
- a CDS encoding TIGR00295 family protein gives MEIELLKKEKTPENVIEHSKAVYNKAMKIASNFNQADLDLIRKGALLHDIGRSKTHGITHAIVGAEIARSYGYSQDVLNIIERHIGAGITESEAVKLGLPAKSYVPQTLEEKIVAHADNLISGSEEVDVDFVIAKWKRRIEDPDDNIERLLKLDEELIKPFEE, from the coding sequence ATGGAGATAGAATTACTCAAAAAAGAGAAAACTCCTGAAAATGTTATTGAACATTCAAAAGCAGTTTATAATAAAGCTATGAAAATAGCTTCTAATTTTAATCAAGCAGATTTGGATTTAATCCGCAAAGGCGCACTTTTGCATGACATTGGGCGGTCAAAAACCCATGGCATAACCCATGCAATAGTAGGTGCTGAAATCGCCCGCTCTTACGGTTACAGTCAGGATGTGCTCAATATTATTGAAAGACATATCGGTGCCGGCATAACCGAAAGTGAAGCTGTAAAACTTGGTTTGCCCGCTAAATCATACGTTCCCCAAACCTTGGAAGAAAAGATTGTGGCTCATGCAGACAATCTGATTAGCGGAAGCGAAGAGGTTGACGTTGATTTTGTCATTGCAAAATGGAAACGCAGAATTGAAGATCCCGACGACAATATTGAAAGACTGCTTAAACTAGATGAAGAATTAATTAAACCTTTTGAGGAATAA